A stretch of the Phaeodactylum tricornutum CCAP 1055/1 chromosome 15, whole genome shotgun sequence genome encodes the following:
- a CDS encoding predicted protein (unknown function; contains C-terminal domain similar to cellulose-binding region; secretory pathway; unknownn protein), which yields MPLKGDKGRNTTGHMALTQFIEVMKFAYLQLFALLGGRMAQASQILVPGCGLVEPGKGDDICPTASLWMGQYDLITLEDFSSDSDVEGTSFVGGNIISSQSANFAIHMTSLDPKLPGLEVAGSIADGSPLNVNRGSLVIGTGSITGSGPVPYKVGNRRINANAGNEGAKVRKDITLRDKAGQIERELKKWSIELNNLSAPNTYTRPTNQHGPFILNAKTKDINGVAVFWITANHLFGNDKVQQVELRNDVNAAMVVINVAGKTINWNSGNMVGAFNNKSVRGTTVWNFFEAENIDFGSKNFMGALLAPLAHVKTRGNIDGATAVRMLTINAEVHLPTLSSVCPDHAGASAQISPTVPISDSAPKQLPAASVTKAPTRAPVVPPTPAPVATPTGGNSGQCVADWQDCSKSPSCCGTSVCVFHNQWYSQCKPKPSSFSGQFSVSPPPPQTTVVGNVWLSGAIVQRIPRAAAAWYSQCRN from the exons ATGCCTCTCAAGGGCGACAAAGGCCGTAATACAACTGGACACATGGCATT GACACAATTTATCGAAGTCATGAAGTTCGCTTACCTTCAATTGTTCGCGCTCCTTGGAGGTCGAATGGCGCAAGCCAGCCAAATCTTAGTTC CTGGTTGTGGCTTGGTCGAGCCCGGCAAAGGTGACGACATTTGTCCAACCGCATCTCTGTGGATGGGTCAGTATGACTTGATTACATTAGAAGATTTCTCCAGCGATTCGGACGTTGAAGGAACTTCCTTTGTTGGCGGCAACATAATCTCCTCTCAATCGGCAAACTTCGCCATCCATATGACTAGCCTCGACCCGAAGCTGCCGGGACTAGAAGTGGCTGGTTCCATCGCTGACGGAAGTCCTCTCAATGTCAACCGTGGGAGTCTCGTAATCGGTACGGGCTCAATCACGGGAAGCGGGCCTGTTCCGTACAAAGTTGGGAATCGTCGGATAAATGCAAACGCTGGAAATGAAGGAGCAAAAGTTAGAAAGGATATCACCCTCCGAGACAAGGCCGGCCAAATTGAGCGGGAGTTGAAAAAATGGTCTATTGAACTCAACAATCTTTCAGCCCCCAACACATACACCCGTCCCACAAATCAGCATGGGCCTTTCATTCTCAACGCAAAGACAAAAGATATTAACGGAGTTGCAGTGTTTTGGATCACAGCCAATCACTTGttcggcaacgacaaagTTCAACAAGTTGAGCTACGAAACGACGTGAACGCTGCAATGGTCGTCATCAATGTTGCAGGCAAAACAATTAACTGGAATTCTGGCAACATGGTTGGTGCTTTCAATAACAAGTCCGTTCGCGGAACGACGGTCTGGAACTTTTTCGAAGCCGAGAATATCGACTTCGGATCGAAGAACTTTATGGGGGCATTGTTGGCTCCCCTAGCACACGTCAAAACTCGAGGCAACATCGACGGCGCCACAGCCGTTCGTATGCTGACAATCAATGCTGAAGTTCATCTCCCTACGCTTTCCTCTGTTTGTCCCGACCACGCGGGAGCAAGTGCTCAAATATCTCCGACCGTGCCAATCTCTGACAGCGCACCAAAACAATTGCCAGCTGCATCCGTTACCAAAGCTCCTACGCGTGCACCTGTGGTACCTCCAACGCCTGCTCCGGTAGCAACACCTACAGGAGGAAACAGTGGGCAGTGCGTTGCTGATTGGCAGGATTGCTCTAAGAGCCCGTCCTGTTGTGGGACTTCAGTCTGTGTCTTTCACAACCAGTGGTATAGCCAATGCAAGCCCAAACCTTCAAGCTTTTCTGGGCAAT TCAGTGTAAGCCCGCCGCCTCCACAAACAACAGTGGTGGGCAATGTGTGGCTCTCTGGGGCGATTGTTCAAAGAATCCCTCGTGCTGCGGCAGCA TGGTACAGTCAGTGCAGAAATTAA
- a CDS encoding predicted protein → MASRSTGGSQFRGRRRGDAVPNRTSEDARSARVSPAPLWIAPPSPVRRVDTHPHPSSSHGINRRGAISDGHPHDRHHRRSNNHSDLDMSNTPPRVDPRSNFAPLRMRADSTGSTRGAFYSGHVTASNTTTGATPNPVGEAQQPYLQEQQRSTGMRTTAPRRRKKKPAGVASYQEPAPRAPALSDQIRPSSMADLADLAFASLEGEDLELGNGSAELHTLVSRRGRNVDGNHPLSTMTDGNRYSSAIPEHSARPNILATIRDESSSSLREVPTAARSQRFSDSMRYSENSMGSLLGTNWVERGPGTGGSPRSSLNTASSRQPQRPRDDEIAMFSSLVHADYGATGGEPVNVAAAVALEHAAEEQKHLLNETFSSDDDDSSGTYSDEETEHDDVHRGFADQLVILWTAWLTQQAHYDEDTGQPYFEDATGWTPAGFVRHYLYNPLTPEFTSLQQFCWAVILGVLMGFYTALWKYVIETGLDFVWETVPTWLLQVGVFTDIDGAFPLYHYMWICPSIFSGVLSYVFVVLPIKIPDQNEWINCVHTRGVQDYRTFGTLFVLSTLGMLSGLSLGPELPLVLTAGMVGSWLGLVCKQSMLQARVMNLTAASAAVGGFFGFPMAGALFVLELPHRMGLQYFEALSPATISSIVAVLANRLITGNDVTGYYSYPFLTATLPSEIFTSAIVYGLFGAGVGIIYVKWVVWGKTLVHDWFQAPRENDISPITAPADHSGNGVREEVISLVSQKVQKSIPENRSMLSRTIKWFRCVIKEEPKRAAVAGALAGFIVGVIGMFVPHTMFWGEAQLQNLIDKGRTPLPIFGLAGEPTSALVALGYCMIDPNDPEAVKAGFDVGCSAVISFAKIVVVGLSLGTGIIGGQFWGPLFVGCSASHLFTDAVNMFADKFGFGQSLAAYPCVVILCTMGSAHVVTFRAHMAIMLILTLTISAFDPDGGSSIGAFKVAGDYSAVFPLLVVSVFVALMVSRGTVFYKTQRSRGDIMAVPEVLCEPGMEGRPMIMDFDIAADGASFIDAVSDTDEDYDDRNDTKLSPTTSYTGSYQVRAADDGMTQIDIENEFAGRAVWNKASSLRPSVSRTQADVRIGTKDAPRQFVEYDSGGIIPRSLSNPMSVDGELPGLDDLLRRTMVPKPTYAMSPHRHRRTQSAPIAPEPSFSGGGSASPDVKRVERSRGRDSFRFDIPIRERSNSGSSRGSLVRVTSYGELQQQQPSLLDQARMRAASSAADSRHHRVPSLPSGRHSRKNSESSMSYVNTNNISAVGTDDSGALTLDDIEKSFQNVMNKQLMGNLPQSRSPWTNNGNSGRSTGS, encoded by the coding sequence ATGGCGTCTCGGAGCACGGGCGGTTCCCAATTTCGGGGTCGTCGACGGGGAGACGCGGTGCCCAACCGTACGAGTGAGGACGCTCGCAGCGCCAGGGTTTCGCCTGCGCCTTTATGGATCGCGCCGCCGTCACCAGTCCGTCGCGTCGACACGCATCCCCATCCGAGCAGTAGTCATGGAATCAACCGGCGCGGCGCCATTTCCGACGGTCATCCTCACGATCGTCATCACCGACGGTCCAACAACCACAGCGACCTGGATATGTCGAACACTCCTCCGCGCGTGGATCCTCGGTCCAACTTTGCTCCACTCCGCATGCGCGCCGACTCGACGGGATCCACCCGGGGGGCCTTTTACTCCGGGCACGTAACGGCCAGCAATACCACCACGGGTGCGACGCCAAACCCTGTCGGGGAAGCGCAACAGCCATACCTACAAGAACAGCAGCGTTCTACCGGTATGCGAACTACTGCGCCCCGGCGTCGTAAAAAGAAACCAGCCGGAGTCGCATCTTACCAAGAGCCAGCACCAAGAGCTCCAGCATTGTCTGATCAAATTCGTCCCTCCAGCATGGCTGATCTGGCCGATCTAGCCTTTGCCTCGCTCGAAGGAGAAGATCTAGAGTTGGGCAACGGATCAGCGGAGTTGCACACCCTGGTCTCTCGCCGCGGACGGAACGTGGACGGGAACCATCCATTATCGACAATGACCGACGGCAATAGATACAGTTCCGCAATTCCAGAACACTCTGCCCGACCGAACATCTTGGCTACCATCAGGGATGAATCTAGTTCTAGTCTCCGCGAAGTACCTACAGCGGCCCGTTCGCAACGATTTTCCGACAGTATGCGATATTCTGAAAATTCCATGGGTTCCTTGCTCGGAACAAATTGGGTAGAGCGTGGCCCAGGAACTGGTGGCTCTCCCCGTTCGTCTCTCAATACAGCCTCCAGTAGGCAGCCACAGCGACCCcgagacgacgaaattgctATGTTTTCCTCTTTGGTACATGCCGACTACGGCGCTACCGGTGGCGAACCCGTTAATGTCGCTGCTGCCGTCGCGCTTGAACACGCTGCCGAAGAGCAAAAACACCTCCTGAACGAAACCTTTTCgagtgacgacgatgattcgTCCGGAACTTacagcgacgaagaaacggaGCACGACGACGTCCACCGGGGTTTTGCTGATCAGCTTGTCATTTTGTGGACTGCTTGGTTGACCCAACAAGCTCATTACGACGAAGATACGGGTCAACCATATTTCGAAGATGCGACCGGGTGGACTCCGGCGGGCTTTGTTCGGCACTACCTTTACAACCCCTTGACACCCGAATTTACCTCGCTCCAGCAATTTTGTTGGGCAGTCATTCTTGGTGTACTCATGGGCTTTTACACGGCCCTGTGGAAGTACGTCATTGAAACCGGCCTTGACTTTGTGTGGGAAACAGTACCCACCTGGTTATTGCAGGTGGGTGTCTTTACAGACATCGACGGTGCGTTTCCGCTTTATCACTATATGTGGATTTGTCCATCTATCTTTAGCGGAGTCCTATCGTACGTTTTCGTCGTGTTGCCAATAAAAATTCCGGATCAAAACGAATGGATCAACTGCGTGCACACACGTGGCGTCCAAGATTACCGTACATTTGGCACTCTCTTTGTCCTCTCGACGCTCGGTATGCTTTCCGGTCTTAGCCTTGGACCGGAATTGCCTTTAGTACTGACAGCTGGTATGGTCGGTTCCTGGCTGGGCCTAGTGTGCAAGCAAAGTATGCTGCAGGCGAGAGTTATGAATCTGACAGCCGCTTCTGCTGCGGTGGGAGGATTCTTCGGTTTTCCTATGGCAGGAGCCTTGTTTGTGCTGGAGCTCCCTCATCGAATGGGGCTTCAGTACTTTGAGGCTTTATCCCCGGCGACTATTTCGTCGATTGTGGCCGTTCTGGCTAATCGATTGATTACGGGCAACGATGTCACAGGTTACTACAGCTACCCGTTCCTAACAGCGACCTTGCCGAGTGAGATTTTCACTAGTGCTATTGTGTATGGCTTGTTCGGTGCAGGTGTGGGTATTATATACGTCAAGTGGGTAGTGTGGGGCAAAACGTTGGTTCACGATTGGTTCCAGGCACCACGCGAAAATGACATTAGTCCAATAACTGCTCCTGCGGACCACTCGGGAAATGGAGTAAGAGAAGAAGTCATATCTTTGGTGTCGCAAAAGGTTCAGAAAAGCATACCGGAAAATAGAAGCATGTTGTCCCGCACGATAAAATGGTTCCGCTGCGTCATCAAGGAAGAACCGAAACGAGCAGCTGTTGCCGGTGCTCTTGCTGGATTTATAGTGGGCGTGATTGGAATGTTCGTTCCTCATACAATGTTTTGGGGCGAAGCACAGCTCCAGAATTTGATTGATAAGGGACGCACTCCTCTTCCTATATTTGGCCTCGCTGGTGAACCAACTTCAGCTTTAGTTGCGCTCGGCTACTGCATGATAGATCCGAATGATCCAGAAGCCGTCAAGGCTGGGTTTGATGTAGGCTGTTCTGCTGTGATTTCATTTGCAAAAATCGTCGTGGTGGGTCTCAGTCTTGGTACGGGCATTATTGGTGGTCAGTTTTGGGGTCCGCTATTCGTCGGCTGCTCAGCGAGTCATCTTTTTACTGATGCGGTCAATATGTTTGCCGACAAGTTTGGCTTTGGACAAAGCCTCGCCGCTTATCCCTGTGTCGTTATCCTATGTACGATGGGTAGCGCTCATGTTGTTACATTTCGTGCCCATATGGCTATTATGCTAATTCTGACTCTGACAATCAGCGCATTCGACCCAGATGGTGGAAGCAGTATTGGTGCTTTCAAAGTAGCCGGTGATTATTCCGCTGTTTTCCCGCTCCTTGTTGTATCTGTGTTCGTCGCTTTGATGGTCTCCCGTGGGACGGTCTTTTACAAGACGCAGCGATCACGGGGCGACATTATGGCCGTACCGGAAGTCTTGTGTGAACCAGGTATGGAAGGTCGCCCTATGATTATGGACTTTGACATTGCGGCAGATGGAGCCTCTTTCATAGATGCTGTAAGTGACACGGATGAAGATTACGATGATCGTAACGATACGAAGCTCTCCCCTACTACCTCCTACACCGGGAGTTATCAAGTGCGCGCAGCAGATGATGGTATGACACAAATAGACATCGAAAACGAATTTGCTGGGAGAGCGGTATGGAACAAAGCAAGTTCTTTGCGACCCTCTGTTTCACGAACTCAAGCGGATGTTCGCATAGGGACGAAGGACGCTCCCCGCCAGTTTGTAGAATATGATTCAGGCGGAATTATTCCTCGCTCTCTCTCAAACCCTATGAGTGTTGATGGAGAGCTACCAGGTCTGGACGACCTCCTTCGCCGGACGATGGTACCAAAGCCAACCTATGCTATGTCACCTCATCGGCATCGGCGCACTCAAAGCGCTCCTATTGCACCTGAGCCTTCCTTTTCCGGAGGCGGTAGTGCGAGCCCCGACGTAAAGCGTGTGGAACGCTCACGTGGTCGCGACTCTTTCAGATTCGATATCCCGATACGGGAACGAAGCAACAGTGGGAGTAGCCGTGGGAGCTTAGTTCGTGTCACCAGTTATGGTGAgctgcagcaacagcagccaTCTTTGTTGGACCAAGCCCGTATGCGAGCGGCTTCGTCGGCTGCTGACTCGCGTCATCACCGCGTGCCAAGTCTGCCCTCAGGTCGACACTCTCGCAAAAATTCCGAGTCCAGCATGAGCTACGTGAATACAAACAATATTTCGGCAGTTGGTACAGACGACTCTGGTGCGCTGACACTCGATGATATCGAAAAGTCATTCCAAAACGTTATGAATAAGCAACTAATGGGCAATTTACCGCAGAGCCGCTCGCCCTGGACCAACAATGGCAACAGCGGAAGGTCGACTGGCTCTTAA
- a CDS encoding predicted protein has translation MAGCHSSMVNAFRSVSRSLSIPSRLAVLKDPQDLVTKEANVKPAGTRTKPTVDPFNPNFESIASVPYNTAFPSSTKEYKTVVHEATGHRLHVPFRRVHLEDPDQLYLDLYDTSGPQGVDPKKGLAKLRQEWTDEREGKYERYTQMHFAKQGIVTEEMLYCATRENMEPEFVRSEVARGRAIICSNKKHPELEPQIIGRMFKVKINSNIGNSELGSNIEDEVEKLQWSMLWGADTLMDLSTGKHIHQTREWIIRNSPIPVGTVPIYQALEKVDGIAEDLTWECFKETLLEQAEQGVDYFTIHAGVLLRYVPMTVKRMTGIVSRGGSIHAKWNIFHHKENFAYEHWDDILEICAKYDIALSIGDGLRPGSIYDANDEAQFAELFTQGELTKRAWEKDVQVMNEGPGHVPLHKIPENMRKQLEWCNEAPFYTLGPLTTDIAPAYDHITSAIGAATIASLGTAMLCYVTPKEHLGLPNRDDVKAGIIAYKIAAHAADLAKGYPGAQDRDNALSKARFSFRWNDQFNISLDPVTAREFHDETLDSDAAKSSHFCSMCGPKFCSMKITEDVRAYAAENGYGVEETAAKGMETMSELYKELGNKLYVEDDEKTYENTFNPLKDLAS, from the exons ATGGCTGGGTGCCATTCCTCCATGGTTAACGCCTTTCGTAGCGTTTctcgctcactgtcaattccaaGCAGACTCGCCGTCTTGAAGGATCCCCAAGATCTCGTCACCAAAGAAGCCAACGTGAAGCCCGCCGGGACTCGCACCAAACCAACCGTTGATCCCTTCAATCCCAATTTCGAATCGATCGCTTCGGTTCCCTACAACACAGCGTTTCCGTCGTCCACGAAGGAGTATAAGACCGTTGTCCACGAAGCAACCGGCCACCGGCTTCACGTGCCCTTCCGTCGCGTCCATTTGGAAGATCCCGACCAACTCTACCTGGATTTGTACGATACCTCGGGGCCGCAGGGCGTTGATCCCAAGAAGGGGTTGGCCAAGTTGCGCCAGGAATGGACGGACGAGCGTGAGGGTAAGTACGAACGTTACACTCAGATGCATTTCGCCAAACAGGGAATCGTTACCGAAGAAATGCTCTATTGCGCTACGCGAGAAAACATGGAACCTGAGTTTGTCCGTTCCGAGGTGGCCCGAGGACGCGCCATTATTTGCTCCAACAAAAAGCATCCCGAACTCGAGCCGCAAATCATTGGACGCATGTTTAAAGTCAAAATCAATTCGAATATTGGAAACAGCGAACTGGGAAGCAAT ATTGAAGACGAGGTGGAAAAGTTGCAATGGAGCATGCTGTGGGGTGCCGACACACTTATGGATTTAAGCACAGGCAAACATATTCACCAAACCCGCGAATGGATCATTCGCAATTCGCCCATCCCTGTTGGTACCGTGCCCATTTATCAGGCTCTCGAAAAAGTGGACGGGATTGCCGAAGACTTGACGTGGGAATGTTTCAAGGAGACGCTTCTCGAACAAGCCGAGCAGGGTGTGGACTACTTCACCATTCACGCGGGCGTCTTGCTTCGATACGTG CCAATGACGGTCAAGCGCATGACAGGTATTGTCAGTCGCGGCGGATCAATCCATGCCAAATGGAATATTTTTCATCACAAGGAAAATTTTGCCTACGAACATTGGGACGACATTTTGGAAATTTGCGCCAAGTATGATATCGCGCTGAGTATTGGTGATGGACTACGTCCCGGATCCATCTACgatgccaacgacgaagcgcAGTTTGCGGAACTCTTTACTCAGGGAGAACTAACTAAGCGCGCTTGGGAAAAGGACGTACAAGTTATGAATGAAGGTCCTGGACACGTTCCTCTGCACAAG ATACCCGAAAACATGCGCAAACAGCTAGAGTGGTGCAACGAAGCACCTTTCTATACACTAGGCCCTCTCACTACAGATATCGCACCCGCCTACGATCACATTACTTCCGCCATTGGTGCCGCAACGATTGCGTCTCTCGGAACTGCCATGCTCTGTTATGTTACGCCAAAGGAGCATCTTGGTCTTCCCAACCGCGACGATGTCAAGGCTGGTATCATTGCCTACAAGATTGCAGC TCACGCCGCCGATCTTGCCAAGGGATATCCTGGGGCCCAGGATCGCGACAATGCTCTCTCGAAGGCCCGTTTCTCTTTCCGTTGGAATGATCAGTTCAACATTAGCCTCGATCCTGTCACTGCCAGAGAATTCCACGACGAAACCCTTGACAGCGATGCCGCAAAGAGTTCCCATTTTTGCAG CATGTGCGGGCCCAAGTTCTGCTCCATGAAGATTACGGAAGATGTCCGTGCGTACGCGGCCGAGAATGGCTACGGAGTGGAAGAGACGGCGGCCAAGGGAATGGAGACAATGAGCGAGCTTTACAAGGAACTGGGCAACAAGCTCTACGtggaagatgacgagaaaACGTACGAGAACACCTTCAATCCTTTGAAAGATCTAGCGTCCTag
- a CDS encoding predicted protein produces MMPQGAIQRCPTKFLMEPVPCASRVRGIMPASTSSMDNLHHSMHHHHLIVPATLLGGTAVVYHRLMATHSTSQLSPLAALYMILLAVQYAVQPRLSKKYIKKNTSKVATALTEEITKSCFAAALFLCTSKDLRATLATWTLQRSLRTAAVPAVLYAVQGVLQYQSHQHLDAVSFNGLQQTKTLSAAFFCWLLLKQSRTILQVTALLLLFGSALLFQQQPSIAVRKESADVANAKGNRLWQGVLPCLAATLISGLAGTLSQKGLQFQQNVDTNPFFYALEVSIYSSATLAAQQLIQSGGYSAPKDRLLSWQMLIPVVFKAAGGILTVLVHKHTGTVSKGFALTFGLVLAACIESTTTKTHLAHHQIFGTLLVITAGRLHFAAASTH; encoded by the exons ATGATGCCACAGGGAGCCATCCAGAGATGCCCTACAAAATTTTTAATGGAGCCCGTTCCTTGCGCGTCTCGAGTGCGAGGGATCATGCCTGCATCCACTTCGAGCATGGATAATCTCCACCATTCCATGCATCATCATCACTTGATCGTTCCGGCAACACTATTGGGTGGAACGGCAGTCGTCTACCATCGATTGATGGCAACGCATAGTACAAGTCAACTTTCCCCACTAGCAGCACTTTACATGATACTCCTGGCCGTTCAGTATGCCGTACAGCCCAGATTGAGCAAAAAATATATTAAAAAAAATACGAGTAAAGTCGCCACGGCGCTCACCGAAGAAATTACCAAGAGTTGTTTTGCCGCAGCGCTCTTTTTATGCACATCAAAGGATCTTCGAGCAACGCTAGCCACTTGGACTCTGCAAAGATCCCTGCGAACGGCCGCAGTGCCTGCTGTATTGTATGCTGTACAGGGGGTTTTACAGTACCAGTCGCACCAACATTTGGATGCCGTTTCCTTCAACGGACTCCAGCAAACCAAGACCCTATCGGCAGCATTTTTTTGTTGGCTGCTGTTGAAACAATCCCGGACGATTCTACAGGTAACAGCCCTTCTTTTGCTGTTTGGGTCGGCGCTTCTCTTTCAACAGCAACCCTCCATTGCTGTCCGAAAGGAGAGTGCTGATGTGGCAAATGCGAAAGGAAACAGATTATGGCAAGGCGTCTTGCCTTGTTTAGCAGCGACACTGATTTCAGGACTAGCTGGGACCCTTTCGCAAAAAGGTCTGCAGTTTCAACAAAATGTGGATACGAATCCATTCTTTTACGCCTTGGAAGTGTCCATCTATTCGTCCGCGACACTCGCAGCGCAGCAATTGATTCAATCC GGCGGGTATTCTGCTCCAAAAGATAGGCTGCTGAGTTGGCAAATGCTCATCCCTGTGGTCTTCAAGGCGGCGGGTGGAATCCTGACCGTCTTGGTACACAAACACACGGGTACTGTAAGCAAAGGATTTGCTCTTACCTTTGGACTCGTCCTGGCAGCATGTATCGAGAGCACTACCACGAAGACGCACCTGGCACATCACCAAATATTTGGAACCCTACTTGTTATTACAGCTGGACGGCTACATTTTGCAGCAGCATCGAcacattaa
- a CDS encoding predicted protein gives MPFKELRHYDVDDVAIWLGCIGLGTKAEAFREHAVDGDMLLTLTTEDLTGDLDMSNLQARKVLTSIESTKEIIEAHSLADVNDTAYYNKIISDLEAENASLKAKLNPHQVQPAPIAQATPVQAAPVSAPPQPKPRQPTVLGGAGTGAARGAVRGAIAGAILPGMKARDGAKAGAAVGAYSGGVRAAKGRRFG, from the exons ATGCCGTTCAAGGAGCTGAGACACTACGACGTCGACGATGTTGCTATCTGGCTAGGATGTATCGGCCTTGGAACAAAAGCGGAGGCTTTTCGTGAACACGCTGTCGACGGTGACATGCTTCTCACATTAACTACGGAAGATCTGACTGGGGATCTGGATATGAGCAACCTACAAGCGCGAAAGGTCCTCACATCCATCGAAAGCACGAAAGAGATCATCGAGGCTCATTCCTTAGCCGACGTAAACGATACCGCATACTACAACAAGATTATTTCGGATCTGGAAGCGGAAAATGCTTCGTTAAAGGCCAAACTCAACCCCCACCAAGTTCAACCCGCACCCATAGCGCAAGCGACTCCTGTTCAGGCTGCTCCAGTTTCCGCACCACCTCAACCAAAGCCTCGGCAACCGACTGTGTTGGGTGGCGCTGGCACGGGGGCTGCTCGAGGTGCGGTGAGGGGAGCCATCGCTGGAG CCATTCTCCCAGGAATGAAGGCCCGCGATGGAGCGAAAGCGGGAGCCGCAGTGGGTGCGTACTCTGGGGGTGTCCGCGCCGCCAAAGGTCGTCGTTTCGGGTAA
- a CDS encoding phospholipase (Putative phospholipase C, shows strong EST support but little amino acid similarity to other organisms) gives SFSPSIFFVVLLPPIIFNSGYHLRRDLFFRNIVPICMYACIGTAVCTMVVASILYVCVPLFGFGFRPTFLELAAFGALISATDPVSTLAVFQSKKVDPHLFYLVFGESVINDAVGLVLFECLAHLIEKQQNQLNVGQEFAQFLYDFSTGFLGSLVLGTLFAITYALLMKHVDMRKTPFLELCVYITMMYFPFVAAEILRLSGIVTVLFTGIASKRYVEPNVCAETAVNADIVFRLVAHLTETIIFLDLGLSVFGLVGDGAFRIVFIAFALLACLVGRAVNIYPITYFPGESMTDDSVIPWKTAHMLWFSGLRGAVSYGLARMFPQTENQSIFIATTMFIVLTTTFVLGGATESALQFLN, from the exons TCCTTTTCACCGAGCATATTTTTTGTCGTACTCCTGCCGCCAATCATCTTCAACAGCGGCTACCACTTGCGACGCGATTTGTTCTTCCGGAACATTGTACCCATATGTATGTACGCTTGCATAGGAACGGCTGTTTGTACGATGGTGGTAGCTTCTATCCTCTACGTCTGTGTTCCACTCTttggctttggctttcgacCAACCTTTCTGGAACTGGCAGCCTTTGGTGCGCTCATTAGCGCCACCGATCCAGTGAGTACCTTGGCGGTGTTTCAgtccaaaaaggtggacCCGCATCTCTTCTATCTCGTCTTTGGTGAAAGCGTCATCAACGATGCCGTCGGTCTCGTATTGTTCGAATGCTTGGCCCATCTCAtcgaaaagcagcaaaaccaATTGAACGTGGGACAAGAGTTCGCTCAGTTCCTTTACGACTTTAGCACGGGCTTCTTGGGGTCCTTGGTATTGGGAACGCTATTCGCCATCACCTATGCGCTCTTGATGAAGCACGTCGATATGAGAAAGACACCCTTTTTGGAATTGTGTGTTTACATTACTATGATGTactttccttttgttgcGGCCGAAATATTGCGCCTCAGTGGTATCGTTACGGTCTTGTTCACTGGGATTGCATCCAAGCGATACGTCGAGCCCAATGTTTGCGCCGAAACTGCCGTCAATGCCGATATTGTTTTTCGACTGGTAGCCCATTTGACCGAGACCATCATCTTTTTGGATTTGGGGTTATCGGTATTTGGTTTGGTGGGCGACGGCGCCTTTCGCATTGTCTTTATTGCCTTTGCGCTTCTGGCCTGTTTAGTAGGTCGTGCAGTCAATATCTACCCCATTACGTATTT TCCAGGGGAAAGTATGACGGATGACTCGGTTATCCCTTGGAAGACGGCACATATGTTGTGGTTTTCGGGATTGCGGGGAGCCGTTTCCTATGGACTGGCTCGCATGTTTCCACAAACGGAGAATCAGAGCATTTTTATCGCAACGACCATGTTTATTGTACTGACAACCACCTTTGTACTGGGTGGAGCTACCGAGTCGGCTCTTCAATTTCTCAAT